ATGTCAACTACAACAGATTTTTCATTAGTCTGTTCTGCTATAATTTACTAGCAAAGATTCATAGGGGTTCACCCTATGCTGTTCACGATTTTCCAATCTGTTGTCAGTGACCTTTATTATACTTGATGTGTTGTTCAGTGTTCCGAGGCGCTTGCTGCTGCAGTATGTTCTACTTCTGAATCTAGTAACTGCATTGTTCCTCGGTTATTATTCCTAGAAAGCTACTTTAGCAGTGAAGATAAGTCCAACTGGAAGTGGGGCAAGGATGACAAGATGAATGTCTTGGGTTGTCTAATGCTACAAACAGTCTTCAAATTTCCGAGTGTATGTTATATATTCTTCTCCCTCTCTTCCTGCATGCTGTTTTCTACTTTATCCATTTTACGTCTTTCTGGTGCCTCATTCATCCTGTAGCCATCATCTAGCGGATAACTATACAAAATGATCCATGCTTTTAACCCATATACTTCAGtgcaaattgatgtgattttccatTTGACCTGTTATACTTTCATTGGTGGCATCATTGCAAATGATGGTAGATGAACTAAACTTGCGGCATTGTCTTATTTTTGATGTTAACAGGGATTTATTCAGCAATATGTGACGAGCATTTTATCCATGGAAACAAATCATGTTTTGGAAGCAGCAAAGGATGCAGGAGGAGGACGTGTTATTGACTGTTTTCTATCTTCGAATGTTTGTGCGAAACAGACACGCAGATTTATATACAAGTAAGTTGCTAATTTTCATAGCCTTTATCTTCTCCCGAACTGCTTAGTCATGATGTAGGATTCCTTGGTAAGGTACCCTGCTTGCATGTTTATCCTACACCTAGGACGTTAAAGTGAAGATAACAAAACTAAACCAGTGGATCTGCTCTTTCATCCCTTGGATATATCAGACAAGGAAAGCATCTGTTTGGCCCTCCATGTTTCCAGAGAGTTGACCGTTGAGAATAATGCTTGAACGAATTATTAATCGGTAACATTCATGTAGCAATTAGACTCAGCTAGAGTAAATTAGCAAAACAAATTTATGCTGCAACAACATCTTTCTTTCGTTTTCAACTTAAGCCTACAAGTCAAATATTTTACACATGAGATTTTCAAACTCCTTGTTTGCGTCTTTGTCAAGCATTTTACACATGGATTTTCAAACTCCTAATTTGTGTTTGTTGCTTTATCAATAGACTGCGGGAACATTTTGGAGAGCTTGCAATGCGCCCATCGGGCTCTTTTATAGTTGAAAAGTGTTTCACGGCCAGCAATCTTACATTAAGAGAGACTATAGCATCTGAGCTGTTAGCTGTGAGACCGGAACTGTCCAAAACAAAGCAAGGTCCGCATCTGTTGAGGAAGTTAGATATTGATGGGTAAGCGACCACATCCTCTTATATCTCAGTTTCATGCAATCATGGTTTTGTGCTCCTTCCATCACGATCTCcttatttttcatcttccttttgtatttgttacATGCAGATATGCAACACGGCCTGATCAGTGGAAGTCAAGACAAGAATCGAAACAAACAGCTTACAGAGAGTTTTATGATGCTTTTGGTTCTACTAAGAAAACGAAAAAGTCGAGCGAAAGCTTTGTTGGTGAATCTTCCTCAAGATTATCACCGCCAAGGAGTGTAAAGAAGATGAGGGTAGAGGTCGACCAATTCTTGGCTTCCGCTGGTACTTCACAGCCCTCTGGCTCCTCCAACTTTCCAGGTCTTGAAGCTTCAATGGCTAAATTGGGTTTCACTGGGTTCAAACGACATCACTCTAGAGGAGAAGAACGAGGAGGGGGTAAGAAATTTAGAAAAGTCTCAGTAGAAGGCAATTCTATGAAAAAGGAAAGTAAAGAGTGGAATAGAAATAAGAAAAGGAAAGGTGGCGATGACTTTAGAGCATAGGTGGCTTAGTTCCTATGTAAGTTTCGTTCAAAGGAAGAAgcaaattttgttttgttttactgTGTAAGCTAAAACTAAAACTAGTGTATGTGATAGTGCTGATGAGCTAGAAGTAAGAAACTGTGGAAGTACGTATTGAAGTTTAATATATTTGTCAGGTCAAAATATccaaaacatacttgagatagtaGGTTTCTGCAATGGTTTTGCTTGCATGAGGACAGTCGGCCAACCTACTAATACTCGCGGTTGGATAATCGTCATTAACCCGAACCGGGGTGAACAATTTGTCCATCCTTGTGCATGTCCTGCTGGAGGATACAGCTTCGTGTGTCATGGTTTCGGTTTTGATTCATTATCACAAGTATAGAAGGCTGTAATTGTTTTCGGTTCAATAGCCAAAAACGAGTTTGTTTGCATGGTCATTACATTTGGAACTATTTCATGGAGAAAGATATGCGTTAGTACTTATGATATCTCGCCGCCACTGGGTTCTTCGATTCTTCCTAGTCAAATGGTCACTAGAGTTTCGAGAACGTTATGTAGACAAGCCACCTTCTGCGGTGGTGATCTTTTCTGGAGAATGAAGCATAATGTCGGTAATAATAATCATGTTGAGACGTTGCTCTCGTTCGACCTCCACAACACCAGTGAATGAGGGTCAGTATTTAGCAGATGATCATCTTTTGGAGTTTAAAGGATATCCTTGTATTGCACATTCTGAGAGGATAACAAGAAGATCTAACAATCATCATTGCGGCCATCAGACCGGTGTTTGTTGTTACAAGGTTCATATGTATATGCTGAAGGACAAGGACAAGGACAAGCAAGTATGGACCAGGGAGGAAACTTTCAATGTTCAGATTATGGATAAGCAAGGTCCCCTCTGCTACTACGCCACCTACGCGTATATTAACGTTCTCCAATCAGGTACTGTTGTATTGGTTCAACGGGGAGCGTCTTATATTCTACAATCTGCAACAAAAACACCTCAAGGTGGTGGAATGCTCCCGCTACAATCCTAGTATCTTTCAAACTAAAATGAACGGAAACCTAGTGCGTCATATCGGTGATGATGTTAATATTTATTGCCCATCCATGGATTATCAGCTGCACGCTCAAGTGGAGAACATGGTTTCCCTGAAGACCTTCATTCCTAAAGAAGCTAAAACTATTGAATATGATTCTGCAGATGAGCTGATCCACCTTCTCAGTAACAACGCAGCTGCGGGATGGCTGGGTACCGGAAGAATAAGACAAATTTTCTGCTTTCTTCTAGTTTCTTTTGTCCTGCGATATTTCAGTTTTCTAGTAATTTTTCATTTCAGTGAAGAGTAACTTTTCTATTGCATGCAGAAGAACAATGAGAAGAATTATAAAGCAAGAGAGAAGACAAAGTGTACATTAAAAATACATTGCATTACATTACAAGTGCGAATAGAAGCCGATTAAGCTGTCATCGTTTTTTACTAATATCACGAACTTTCTACCTAtatatggcatgccattggccttCAACATTGGAGTCCAGTACATTTTGCTGTGACATCTTTCTAGAACCATATCTCGGTGTCAATAACCATCATCAACCTTGGGGACCCATTTGGATGCCGCAAGGAATTCAGGTATATCAAAATTCCCATTTTAAAAGGTGGGATTCAATTTAAGGTATGGGATGATCAAAAGGTTACTTGCCATGACTGTTCTCTTTGCATGAGAAGGTAACTTTAGGTACCTACACGGTAGACTATACAATCATACACAAGAAAAGGAAATGGATATATACAGTCTCAAGTGGTCATCATGCCTACAAAAGCAACACAGATTACAGATCACACTACCTAGTACTGCCTACAAAAGAATATGTCAACAGTTACAGGGACCATACCTTTTTATCTCCATACAACACTTTCTCAAGCTGAATAGAATAAGAAAGGCACTGCAAACAGACAAAGAGTAGAAGATTTAGTTACGCTTCTACTTGGCACAATGGATAATTGACTTGAACAGTAACTACAAATTTGAAGTCTTCTTTATTTCCTATCAATTGCCCTGAATTCATATCAGTAACGTTAACAGTTAATCGTCCAAAAAAAAGCACTCATTGTCACTTGTATTTTCTTTCTTTAGTGCTCTTGCAGCAGTTGGCCTGACAGCGCTTGGCAATTTATTAAGCAATTAGCATGGTTCCGATAAGTTTCATGGAATTTATTTAAATTGTTGCACCGAAGTTACTTATGTATGTACCACTATTTCCCCCTTGATGGTATTCACAAGTTCAAGAAAGAGAGAACATGCAACTTACCAATTAAAAAAATTGTTAGCATGACCAGGAGCGTGACTCGAACAGGAGATTTAAACTTCATGTGTCGTGGGCTCAGTGACTGCCTCCGGCAACCACCCAATCTCGAAACAAGCTGAAATAACAGAAATTTGTTAGCATATTCCCTTTCATAGAGACAAATAGAAATCATTTAGTTAGCAGCCTGAAAACAACTGTTTAGAACACAGTGATTCATCTGAAGATTTGGTAACCTAATCATCTCAGTAGCTTCTAGCATCCGAAAAACTGCTTGATGTAACTTTTTTAGACTTCGACGCAATTTGTAAAAATAAATGCAGCAAATTTTCAGACTTGTCTGTTATCCAGAATTGCAAACTCAATTCTATAAACGTACGATTACCCAAGCAAGTGCAAAGTTCAGGGATTATTTGTATATACTTGATTTATCACTAAACGATATTCCAACATAACTTGAAGATATGAGTTAAGCTCTTACCTGAGTTAAGCGACGTACTCCTCTAATGTCCCGTGAACTTGATATCCCAACATTTGTTTGTGGAAGCTCCTCACCCCTTTGCCTCCAAAAACTACTCTTCAATACCtttcctttgtttgttgattcatCTTCAGATACTAACGTGTTCCTCCTGTCACCCTCATCAGCAATTACAATCTTCCAATCACCAAAATTTGGCGAACTCCACATCTTCGTTTGACCAGCTGATCTCTCTGCTTGACAATTTGCATCATCCATTGCCCCAGAAATTTCTTTCGTTTCCAGTTCTACAACATATTTAGCATCCTTATTAATAGTTAAAACCTCTTTAAATCCCTTCCGCTTACACTCCATAATCTCTTTGTCACTCGCAGcacaaccaccagcaccacaaagGTGCACGTCTTTAATCGACCCCGACTCCACAGATTCATCTGTTCCACTCTGAGATGTCCCAGGAGATGACCCAGAGAGAAATGCAGCTAaatcatctctttcttcttcatctaaaTTCACCCACCGAAGAGGTTCATTCCCTCCCTCATTTAGCGCCTCCTTCAACGCAGTTTCAACACGAGCTATCTGCCCTTCTATCACACTTATAAATTGCTTATGCCTAGTCGTTCGATTATCATCAATTCGATGACTTAACCGAACCGCTCTCTCAAATTCATCTAACTGTTACAGCAAAAACAACAATCTACAATCAACAAATCATAACAACAACATTGTATTGAGTGAGTTGAGAGTTACACAGACACAGAGAGGCAGACTAACCTGCCATTTAGCAGTTCCCAGTGCAGTTTGAACCTCTCTTCGCAATTCATCGGAATAATCATCTGATTCTAACCCTTCTTTTGTCTCCCTTACCC
This DNA window, taken from Papaver somniferum cultivar HN1 chromosome 3, ASM357369v1, whole genome shotgun sequence, encodes the following:
- the LOC113355582 gene encoding uncharacterized protein LOC113355582, which produces MMVVDNSFDLWQKDVFFSAAEEVQNSADIMESVYRTWVRETKEGLESDDYSDELRREVQTALGTAKWQLDEFERAVRLSHRIDDNRTTRHKQFISVIEGQIARVETALKEALNEGGNEPLRWVNLDEEERDDLAAFLSGSSPGTSQSGTDESVESGSIKDVHLCGAGGCAASDKEIMECKRKGFKEVLTINKDAKYVVELETKEISGAMDDANCQAERSAGQTKMWSSPNFGDWKIVIADEGDRRNTLVSEDESTNKGKVLKSSFWRQRGEELPQTNVGISSSRDIRGVRRLTQLVSRLGGCRRQSLSPRHMKFKSPVRVTLLVMLTIFLIVPFLFYSA